A window of Rufibacter sp. LB8 contains these coding sequences:
- a CDS encoding PepSY domain-containing protein, whose product MTISIWRYSHLALAVSSFLFLALAAITGTILALEPVAEKLQPYKVDGTEQRTLAQTLPLLKEKHPGISNLLVNVHGFVQVKGSNEEGENIEVYVNPSTGAILGTPEKQSEFFQWTTNLHRSLFFKETGRFIIGLTSFLLLLITVSGTMLILQRQRGFKCFFTRIVKDSFAQYYHVVLGRLSLIPIFIIALSGTYLSLARFELIPAEKTSMQVDYDAIKTQPAKSYSDFPIFQETSLSEVLEVEFPFSEDPEDYFTLKLKDREVAVNQITGDILSEAKYPTAQLLTTLSLDWHTGRTSIVWALILAVACGNILFFIYSGFAITLKRRGNRVKNNYTAEESHFVILVGSENGSTFRFAQAIHQQLLKQRKKSFITELNQYQVFPAAQHLLVLTATYGLGDAPTNAQKFGALLQKFPQAKPVQFSVLGFGSHAYPDFCQYAFEVHQALTQQEWATPAVDIHTVNDRSPEEFKLWAEAWSQQSGIQLTVLPELLQPHTKRLETLTVTSNTGTPQSEGTFLLRLKPTRKLKITSGDLLAIYPANDHRERLYSLGVVDQELQISVRLHPNGIGSELLHRLKTGDTLQARIVQNPHFHFPEKAPQVVMIANGTGIGPFLGMLHQNRQKTPIHLYCGFRNSASFALYQPFLQQYQASQHLTTLQVALSREAEKHYVNDVLQRDAEKLSQTLVTGGIIMICGSLAMQKDVLALLETICQAQSGESISHYQAHGQILTDCY is encoded by the coding sequence ATGACCATTTCCATCTGGAGATACAGCCACTTAGCCCTGGCTGTATCTTCTTTTCTTTTTCTAGCCCTGGCAGCCATCACCGGCACTATTCTGGCCCTGGAGCCCGTAGCCGAGAAACTGCAGCCCTACAAGGTAGACGGCACGGAGCAACGCACCTTGGCCCAGACCCTACCGCTTCTCAAGGAAAAACACCCTGGCATTTCTAACCTGTTGGTGAACGTGCACGGATTTGTGCAGGTAAAGGGCAGCAATGAAGAGGGAGAGAACATTGAAGTCTATGTAAACCCAAGTACCGGGGCGATTTTAGGCACGCCTGAAAAACAGAGCGAGTTCTTCCAGTGGACCACCAACCTGCACCGCTCTCTGTTCTTTAAAGAGACCGGCCGGTTTATCATCGGGCTTACTTCTTTTTTGTTGTTGCTGATTACTGTATCGGGCACCATGCTCATTCTTCAGCGGCAGCGGGGCTTCAAGTGCTTTTTTACCAGAATAGTCAAAGACAGCTTCGCGCAGTACTACCACGTGGTGCTGGGCCGGTTGTCATTGATTCCCATCTTTATCATCGCGCTGAGCGGCACCTATCTTTCCCTGGCTCGGTTTGAGCTAATTCCTGCCGAGAAAACTTCTATGCAGGTGGACTATGATGCCATTAAAACCCAGCCTGCTAAATCATATTCAGACTTTCCTATCTTCCAGGAAACATCTTTGAGCGAGGTTCTGGAAGTTGAATTCCCGTTCTCTGAGGACCCGGAAGATTATTTTACGCTCAAGCTAAAAGACCGCGAAGTGGCGGTTAACCAAATCACCGGCGACATTCTCAGCGAAGCCAAGTACCCCACCGCCCAACTGCTCACCACCCTGAGCCTGGACTGGCACACCGGCCGAACCAGCATAGTATGGGCCCTTATTTTGGCGGTGGCCTGCGGCAATATACTGTTCTTTATTTACTCTGGGTTTGCCATCACGTTAAAACGAAGAGGCAACCGCGTTAAGAACAACTACACGGCAGAGGAAAGTCATTTTGTTATTTTAGTGGGCTCAGAGAACGGCAGCACCTTCCGGTTTGCGCAGGCCATTCACCAGCAATTGCTCAAACAGAGAAAGAAATCATTTATCACTGAACTGAACCAATACCAGGTATTTCCAGCCGCCCAACATTTGCTGGTGCTTACGGCCACCTATGGCCTGGGCGATGCCCCTACCAATGCGCAGAAGTTCGGGGCGCTGCTCCAGAAGTTCCCGCAGGCCAAGCCGGTCCAGTTCTCTGTGCTGGGGTTTGGGTCGCACGCATACCCAGATTTCTGCCAGTATGCTTTTGAAGTGCACCAAGCGTTGACCCAGCAAGAATGGGCCACACCGGCAGTGGACATCCATACCGTGAATGATAGGTCTCCGGAGGAATTCAAGTTGTGGGCCGAGGCCTGGTCCCAGCAGAGCGGGATTCAGCTGACCGTTCTGCCGGAGCTGCTTCAGCCGCATACCAAACGCCTGGAAACGCTTACCGTCACCAGCAACACCGGCACGCCCCAATCTGAGGGCACTTTCTTGCTCAGGCTGAAGCCAACCAGAAAACTGAAAATTACTTCCGGCGATTTGCTGGCTATTTATCCGGCCAATGACCACCGTGAGCGGCTTTACTCGCTGGGCGTGGTGGACCAGGAATTACAGATAAGCGTCAGGTTACACCCCAACGGCATCGGCTCTGAGCTCCTGCACCGTCTAAAGACCGGCGACACGCTACAGGCGCGCATTGTCCAAAACCCCCATTTCCATTTCCCTGAAAAGGCGCCACAGGTGGTCATGATTGCCAACGGCACCGGTATTGGCCCGTTTTTGGGCATGCTTCATCAGAACCGCCAGAAAACCCCAATCCATCTCTACTGCGGTTTCAGGAACAGCGCCTCCTTTGCCCTTTACCAGCCGTTCCTGCAACAATACCAGGCTAGTCAACACTTGACTACCCTACAAGTGGCCCTCTCCCGCGAAGCGGAAAAGCACTACGTGAATGATGTCTTACAGCGAGACGCCGAGAAACTTTCCCAAACCTTGGTAACGGGTGGCATAATTATGATTTGCGGTTCTTTGGCCATGCAGAAAGACGTGTTGGCTCTGCTAGAAACCATTTGCCAGGCGCAGTCCGGCGAAAGCATCAGCCACTACCAAGCCCACGGCCAAATCCTGACGGACTGCTATTAA
- a CDS encoding DUF2271 domain-containing protein: MTSFLRFGLVVLLAGLFSFQASAQTSKYKCLLQMSNYVGEEAYIVVSLINPKGQYEKTLYVMGPDKRWYNSLKEWHKFQTRKKANISAITGASVAGGDRSVTVFEIETAKINKNYKLRFETSVEDKEYYVKDLEIPLTTEALSGKNDGTGFIRYVRFSAN; the protein is encoded by the coding sequence ATGACTTCATTTCTTAGATTTGGCTTAGTAGTGTTGCTGGCAGGCCTTTTTTCATTCCAAGCTTCGGCACAAACGTCTAAGTACAAGTGTCTGCTGCAGATGTCTAACTACGTGGGCGAAGAAGCCTATATAGTAGTGTCGCTCATCAACCCGAAGGGTCAATATGAAAAGACACTGTACGTGATGGGCCCAGACAAGCGCTGGTACAACAGCCTGAAAGAGTGGCACAAGTTCCAGACCAGGAAAAAAGCCAACATCAGTGCCATTACGGGGGCTTCCGTGGCTGGCGGTGACCGCAGCGTAACCGTGTTTGAGATTGAGACGGCCAAAATCAACAAGAATTACAAACTGCGCTTTGAGACCTCTGTGGAAGACAAGGAATACTACGTGAAAGACCTGGAGATTCCCTTGACCACTGAAGCACTTTCTGGCAAGAACGACGGCACTGGTTTTATCCGCTACGTGCGTTTCAGCGCTAATTGA
- a CDS encoding ankyrin repeat domain-containing protein: MTTTSTTIMKKFLLLTFLLATFGVKAQQANTLLDQAFWKAKPDVAAVQAEIARGNSASAFNPGLFDATVLAINNDAPNATIKFLLAQPGNPVKKLTHDGRIYLHWAANRGNVEIVEHLLSKGADINLGDSNGNTPLAFAANGGQSNPAIYEAFFKAGLDVKKKYKDGANLLLLGIANDSDFKLTNYLVSKGLSLTDVDDDGNTAFNYAARTANVTFLKNLVQKGVKYTDNAVVMAAQGSRRGANTLPVFKYLVEDLKLKPTFADKDGETALHALARRPNQTELVSYFLTRGADVNKPNKAGITPFMNAAAGKDLALVELLLPKVQNINAVNAKNESALTMAVKSSSPEVVSFLLSKGADSKVQDKDGNNLAYYLIQSYAVPRGGAPAGAPDEFGAKMQALQEKGVNLVAPQKDGSTLYHAAIIKNDLALLKRLAPLNIDVNAKNKEGITVLHKAAMLSKDDTILKYLVSIGAKKDIATEFDETAYSLAKENELLSKNNVSIDFLK, translated from the coding sequence ATGACCACAACTTCTACTACCATTATGAAAAAATTTCTGCTGCTCACGTTTCTGCTGGCCACGTTTGGGGTGAAGGCCCAACAGGCGAATACGCTGCTTGACCAGGCTTTCTGGAAAGCGAAACCAGACGTAGCCGCCGTACAGGCAGAGATAGCCAGAGGCAACAGCGCCTCCGCTTTCAACCCGGGCCTGTTTGACGCCACCGTGCTGGCCATCAACAATGACGCCCCCAACGCCACCATTAAATTCCTGCTGGCGCAACCGGGCAACCCTGTCAAGAAACTCACCCATGACGGCCGCATCTACCTGCACTGGGCCGCCAACAGAGGAAACGTGGAAATAGTGGAGCACCTGCTCTCCAAAGGCGCCGACATAAACCTGGGAGATAGTAACGGCAACACGCCCCTGGCTTTCGCGGCTAACGGGGGGCAAAGCAACCCAGCTATCTATGAAGCCTTTTTCAAGGCCGGGCTAGACGTTAAAAAGAAGTACAAAGACGGCGCTAACCTGTTACTCTTAGGCATTGCCAATGACAGTGACTTCAAACTCACCAATTACCTTGTCTCCAAAGGCTTGTCTTTAACAGATGTAGACGATGACGGCAACACCGCTTTCAACTACGCAGCCAGAACCGCTAATGTAACTTTCTTGAAGAACCTGGTGCAAAAAGGCGTAAAATATACTGATAACGCTGTAGTGATGGCGGCTCAGGGTAGTCGGCGTGGCGCTAACACGTTGCCTGTTTTCAAGTACTTGGTAGAGGACCTGAAACTGAAACCTACGTTTGCGGACAAAGACGGCGAAACTGCTTTACATGCTCTGGCGCGCAGACCCAACCAAACCGAGTTAGTCTCTTATTTTCTGACCAGGGGCGCAGATGTGAACAAACCTAACAAAGCTGGAATTACTCCATTTATGAACGCCGCGGCGGGTAAAGACTTAGCGTTAGTAGAACTTCTATTGCCCAAAGTGCAGAACATCAACGCCGTGAACGCCAAAAATGAATCTGCCTTGACCATGGCCGTAAAAAGCAGCTCACCCGAGGTTGTTTCTTTTCTGCTCAGCAAAGGCGCAGACTCCAAAGTGCAGGACAAAGACGGAAACAACCTGGCCTACTATTTGATACAGTCATACGCAGTGCCTAGAGGCGGAGCCCCGGCAGGCGCACCAGATGAATTTGGAGCCAAGATGCAGGCCCTGCAAGAGAAAGGCGTCAATTTGGTGGCCCCTCAGAAAGACGGCAGCACCTTGTACCATGCGGCCATCATTAAAAATGACCTGGCCTTGCTCAAGCGCCTGGCTCCTTTGAACATTGATGTGAACGCCAAAAACAAAGAAGGTATTACGGTGCTGCACAAAGCGGCCATGCTATCCAAAGACGACACCATTTTGAAATACCTGGTATCTATTGGCGCCAAGAAAGACATTGCCACAGAGTTTGATGAAACGGCTTATTCCCTGGCCAAGGAAAACGAGCTCCTGAGCAAAAACAACGTATCTATTGATTTTTTAAAATAA
- a CDS encoding STAS/SEC14 domain-containing protein, with the protein MIQELTNSFGKVYLTIKTDAVNKWVQVSWKGYLTPENLRTGAKAYVEVLQQANFNRVLNDTRAVIGSWDHSIDWVLNEWAPKAAQAGLRYFAMVAAPESLADTTAGDFSKKLVSFKAEVFQDLQAAQAWLAKPYLDPVAR; encoded by the coding sequence ATGATTCAGGAACTCACCAACTCGTTTGGGAAAGTATATTTAACCATTAAAACAGACGCAGTAAACAAATGGGTGCAGGTGAGTTGGAAAGGGTATCTTACCCCAGAAAATTTGCGCACCGGCGCCAAGGCGTACGTAGAGGTGTTGCAGCAGGCCAATTTCAACCGGGTACTCAATGACACCAGAGCGGTGATCGGGTCTTGGGACCATTCCATTGACTGGGTGTTGAACGAGTGGGCACCTAAAGCGGCGCAGGCGGGCCTCAGGTATTTTGCCATGGTGGCCGCCCCAGAAAGCTTAGCAGATACCACCGCAGGGGACTTCAGCAAAAAACTGGTGTCGTTCAAAGCCGAAGTCTTCCAAGATTTGCAGGCCGCCCAGGCATGGCTGGCCAAGCCCTATCTGGACCCTGTTGCCAGGTAA
- a CDS encoding sterol desaturase family protein, which produces MQAQFWLFYAVLAIRYLVIAGGAFLLVYVCLHKKLARRKIQPLLPKQKDYLREVGHSLFTFLVFAFYGVVLSSEAVQPYTQIYTEVSKYGWAYFGLSVVLALVIHDTYFYWTHRLMHHPKLFRAFHLTHHQSVNPSPWAAFSFSPLEAVVEGGIIFVVAFLIPMHPLAIVAFLFFMTVYNVYGHLGYEIYPAWLVNSRLGRWFNTSTNHNMHHKFFKGNYGLYFRCWDEWLGTTHARYDETLAKLVAPPSEKKATHSA; this is translated from the coding sequence ATGCAGGCGCAGTTCTGGCTTTTCTATGCGGTTCTGGCAATCAGATACCTGGTTATTGCAGGTGGGGCGTTCCTGCTAGTGTATGTTTGCCTTCACAAGAAACTGGCCCGGCGTAAAATTCAGCCTTTACTCCCTAAACAGAAAGACTATTTGCGCGAGGTGGGACACTCCCTCTTCACGTTTTTGGTCTTTGCCTTCTATGGCGTGGTACTGTCCTCTGAGGCTGTGCAGCCCTACACCCAGATCTATACAGAGGTTTCCAAATACGGGTGGGCTTATTTTGGGCTGAGTGTGGTGTTGGCCTTGGTGATCCATGACACCTATTTTTATTGGACACACCGGCTGATGCACCACCCTAAACTGTTCAGGGCCTTTCATCTCACGCACCACCAATCAGTGAACCCTTCGCCGTGGGCGGCGTTTTCTTTCAGCCCGCTGGAAGCCGTGGTGGAGGGCGGGATTATCTTTGTGGTCGCGTTCCTGATTCCCATGCACCCGCTGGCCATTGTGGCATTCCTGTTTTTTATGACGGTGTATAATGTGTATGGGCACTTGGGCTATGAAATTTATCCGGCCTGGCTGGTGAATAGCCGCTTGGGCCGCTGGTTTAACACGTCTACCAACCACAACATGCACCACAAATTCTTCAAAGGGAATTACGGGCTATATTTCAGGTGCTGGGATGAATGGCTGGGAACCACTCATGCCAGGTATGATGAAACCCTGGCAAAATTGGTGGCACCACCGTCAGAGAAGAAAGCTACTCATTCAGCATAA
- a CDS encoding aldehyde dehydrogenase: protein MTNQVDLTTLVMRQKTFFRQGYTRTYAFRKEMLLRLQQAIQTEEKNIISALAEDFGKPAFETYATEIAILLAEIKFTLKHLHKWMKPKRVRPSLLNFPSKDAVYSEPLGVSLIIGAWNYPFQLTLAPVIGAIAAGCCSILKPSELTPATSAVTAALLQSHFPAEYITVVEGGAETSQALLQLPFDKIFFTGSVPVGKLVAQAAAQQLIPVTLELGGKSPCLIDETADLQVAARRIVWGKFINAGQTCVAPDYLLVQETVMPSFLEQLKKTIAQFYGQDPAQSPDYARIINDRHFTRLTEILKTCVVFTGGETDAAKRYIAPTVVTEVTWQHPIMQEEIFGPILPVMPFQNLTEAIAQVNAQPKPLALYFFSNSTQAQEQVLAQTSSGGACINETVSHLANPRLPFGGVGTSGQGSYHGKYSFDAFSHQKSVLHKTFWPDVPLRYPPYLNKMNWMKKVFRWL, encoded by the coding sequence ATGACAAATCAGGTTGATCTTACCACGCTGGTCATGCGGCAGAAGACCTTTTTTCGGCAGGGCTACACCCGTACCTACGCCTTCAGAAAAGAGATGCTACTGCGGCTGCAGCAGGCCATACAAACTGAAGAAAAGAACATCATCTCTGCCTTGGCGGAGGACTTCGGCAAGCCTGCCTTTGAAACTTACGCCACTGAGATTGCCATACTGCTGGCCGAAATCAAATTCACTCTTAAGCATCTCCATAAATGGATGAAGCCCAAACGAGTGCGCCCTAGCCTTCTCAATTTCCCTTCAAAAGATGCGGTCTACTCAGAACCTTTGGGCGTTTCCTTGATCATTGGTGCCTGGAACTACCCTTTTCAGCTTACCCTGGCCCCGGTGATAGGTGCTATTGCCGCCGGCTGCTGCTCAATTTTGAAACCATCAGAACTCACCCCTGCCACCAGCGCAGTGACCGCTGCCTTGCTGCAATCCCACTTTCCGGCAGAGTATATCACGGTGGTGGAAGGTGGGGCCGAAACAAGCCAAGCTTTATTGCAACTACCTTTTGACAAAATATTTTTCACCGGAAGCGTACCAGTAGGCAAGCTGGTGGCCCAGGCCGCAGCGCAACAGCTTATACCCGTAACGTTGGAACTGGGTGGCAAAAGCCCTTGCCTCATTGATGAAACCGCTGATTTGCAGGTGGCGGCCCGCCGCATTGTCTGGGGGAAATTCATCAATGCCGGTCAAACGTGCGTAGCCCCAGATTATCTGCTTGTGCAGGAAACCGTCATGCCCTCTTTTCTAGAACAGTTAAAAAAAACAATTGCTCAATTTTACGGGCAAGACCCGGCCCAAAGCCCAGATTATGCCCGTATTATCAATGACCGGCACTTTACCCGCCTTACTGAGATCCTGAAAACCTGCGTTGTTTTTACTGGGGGAGAAACAGATGCGGCCAAACGCTACATTGCCCCTACGGTGGTAACGGAGGTGACTTGGCAACACCCTATCATGCAGGAAGAAATCTTTGGTCCAATTCTGCCGGTAATGCCTTTCCAAAACCTGACAGAAGCCATTGCCCAGGTAAACGCTCAGCCTAAACCGCTGGCGCTGTATTTCTTCTCCAATTCTACACAGGCGCAGGAACAGGTGTTGGCGCAGACATCTTCTGGTGGAGCTTGCATCAATGAGACCGTGTCTCACCTGGCTAATCCACGCCTTCCCTTTGGCGGAGTTGGTACCAGCGGGCAGGGCAGCTACCATGGCAAATACAGTTTTGATGCGTTTTCGCACCAGAAAAGTGTGCTCCACAAAACATTCTGGCCAGACGTACCTTTGCGTTACCCGCCCTACCTTAACAAAATGAATTGGATGAAAAAGGTGTTCAGGTGGCTCTAA
- a CDS encoding T9SS type A sorting domain-containing protein, with protein sequence MAPEKGAHSTIPLAPSGVFTKGSLFGGTDITITNTATDLAHYNNTNTTFTILITNQNTGSTAMGFAVDIAISAGLQFVKATPSSGTYDPLTNRWSPDDLGPQATATLILEVKPIATGEQFTTSTVINTESNPGTTGNSATETITIEEAADIELTSQILPNAGPYYLGDVVSLTVNAANVGPNNATDVVILESLPAGATLISATPSLGTTYVNGIWTIGALASNTSASLVLTVRLTSFGDQTNVASKTNSAPFDPNGANTAGGNNTTTLTFTVEDREAEYTIEIPSQHFYKFNNNDIIGQAIDGDGTIVSASLVNGDVLPAGTSLQANGNLVVSNKFLLRPETYAIDIQTTDNAGGTTTSTLEFAITRDWDNDGVVDYTDENDPEGAIADLDDNNDGITDFIANLGAADAFSTQPGSSNFTYADQTYTHPSYGAFRDNNNDGINDWYDIDLDGIVNSLDVDMDGDGITNVTEANGGKNPDATLYTHASGTMVVSNDYPVTDDGIPTSALKAGATPEDDLISIFAIITTSGTGPTQTQTQTSGLEYVHYINTDKDKFADFHDLDTDNDGLLDLIEAQAPSVNTAGYRPVLLTEEGENVDADQNGLNDEFDTEEGGGLPLIPVNTDAAYLNPDAIPDYLELDSDGDLAPDYYEGFDYNHNGTAIAELIALGQAFNDRTGTTYYGSSDLGGQVTTTDGVTTNNPNTIPDWLDQSANGLPNFLDPVFGGQYYRDTDQDGLVDLYDTDNGGITPIPAQIIDAPLPDFRDQTVNNGTGPGGVTLPVTLKSFTGQAQPNGVLLTWVTASEKDNDFFEVQRSVDGKTFQVIGNVKGSGTTTIEARYSLLDVNQAAGTVYYRLRQVDFDGKDELSKIVVVKGTQLPVTANAYPNPTTGLVQLTFTGTSGSKATATIQGITGKVYAAQAVTLGSGQTLDLSNLPAGTYIVKITGEGFSTVLRIIKQ encoded by the coding sequence ATGGCTCCTGAAAAGGGAGCACACTCCACTATACCTTTAGCTCCATCAGGTGTGTTTACAAAGGGTTCCCTATTCGGTGGAACGGATATCACCATTACCAACACAGCGACTGATCTGGCGCACTACAACAACACGAACACTACGTTTACCATTCTCATAACTAACCAGAATACAGGAAGCACGGCTATGGGGTTTGCTGTGGACATAGCAATTTCAGCTGGTCTCCAGTTTGTAAAAGCTACTCCTTCTAGCGGCACATATGATCCCTTGACTAACAGATGGTCACCTGACGATTTGGGTCCCCAAGCTACAGCAACCTTAATTTTAGAAGTAAAACCCATAGCCACCGGCGAGCAATTCACTACCTCAACCGTCATCAACACAGAATCTAACCCAGGGACAACAGGGAATTCAGCCACTGAGACAATTACAATAGAAGAAGCGGCTGATATTGAGCTTACCAGCCAAATATTGCCTAATGCTGGGCCATATTATTTAGGAGACGTTGTCTCCTTAACCGTAAATGCGGCTAACGTTGGTCCAAACAATGCCACTGATGTGGTGATACTGGAGTCTTTACCAGCTGGGGCAACGCTAATCAGCGCTACACCTTCATTGGGTACTACCTATGTCAACGGCATCTGGACCATTGGCGCGTTGGCCTCTAATACAAGCGCCTCTTTGGTGCTTACGGTGAGACTTACCTCATTTGGTGACCAAACCAATGTAGCCTCTAAAACTAATTCGGCTCCTTTTGACCCTAACGGTGCAAACACCGCAGGCGGCAACAACACCACTACCCTTACCTTCACTGTAGAAGACCGTGAGGCGGAGTATACCATTGAAATCCCCAGCCAACATTTCTATAAATTCAATAACAATGATATTATAGGCCAAGCCATAGACGGAGACGGCACCATTGTATCTGCATCTTTAGTCAACGGCGACGTTTTACCGGCGGGCACCAGTTTGCAAGCCAATGGTAACTTGGTGGTGAGCAATAAATTCCTGCTTCGCCCCGAGACGTATGCCATTGATATTCAAACCACTGACAATGCAGGTGGCACTACTACCTCCACATTAGAGTTCGCCATCACTAGAGACTGGGATAATGATGGGGTGGTAGATTATACAGATGAAAACGACCCTGAGGGTGCAATAGCTGACTTGGATGATAATAATGACGGCATCACAGATTTCATTGCTAATCTTGGAGCGGCAGATGCTTTCTCAACTCAACCCGGCAGTAGCAATTTCACTTATGCTGACCAAACTTATACCCATCCAAGCTACGGTGCCTTCAGAGATAATAACAATGACGGCATCAATGACTGGTATGATATTGACCTAGACGGCATTGTCAACAGCTTAGACGTAGACATGGACGGCGACGGCATTACCAATGTTACCGAAGCCAATGGCGGCAAAAATCCTGATGCTACGCTCTATACGCATGCTTCAGGCACCATGGTAGTCTCCAATGATTACCCTGTGACAGACGATGGAATCCCAACCAGTGCCCTGAAAGCAGGTGCTACCCCAGAAGATGACCTGATTTCTATCTTCGCCATTATTACAACATCTGGAACTGGTCCGACTCAAACCCAGACCCAGACCAGTGGCTTAGAATACGTCCATTATATAAACACAGACAAAGACAAGTTCGCTGATTTCCATGACCTAGACACCGACAATGACGGTCTGCTAGACTTAATTGAAGCGCAGGCACCTTCGGTAAATACCGCTGGGTACAGGCCTGTGCTATTAACGGAAGAGGGCGAGAATGTTGACGCCGACCAGAACGGGTTGAATGATGAATTTGACACCGAAGAAGGGGGCGGACTTCCTTTGATCCCGGTGAACACAGACGCGGCCTATCTGAACCCAGATGCCATTCCAGATTACCTGGAACTTGACTCAGACGGTGACCTGGCACCAGATTATTACGAAGGCTTTGACTACAACCACAACGGCACGGCCATAGCTGAACTGATTGCTTTAGGTCAGGCTTTCAATGACCGTACTGGCACCACTTATTATGGCAGCTCAGATTTAGGTGGCCAAGTGACTACGACTGACGGAGTGACTACAAACAACCCAAATACTATTCCTGACTGGTTAGATCAGAGCGCCAATGGCTTACCCAACTTCCTTGACCCTGTATTCGGGGGCCAATATTACCGTGACACTGACCAAGACGGCTTGGTGGACTTATATGACACTGATAACGGCGGTATTACACCTATTCCTGCACAGATAATAGACGCTCCTTTACCAGACTTCAGAGACCAGACCGTGAACAACGGAACAGGCCCAGGCGGAGTGACATTGCCGGTAACCCTGAAAAGCTTTACAGGCCAGGCACAACCCAACGGCGTATTGCTCACATGGGTAACCGCCTCAGAGAAAGACAATGACTTCTTTGAAGTGCAACGCAGCGTAGACGGCAAGACCTTCCAGGTGATTGGGAACGTGAAAGGCAGCGGCACTACTACTATTGAAGCTCGTTACAGTCTATTAGATGTAAACCAAGCCGCTGGCACGGTGTATTACCGCCTGCGCCAGGTAGACTTTGATGGCAAAGACGAACTCAGCAAGATAGTAGTGGTGAAAGGCACTCAACTGCCGGTGACGGCCAACGCCTACCCTAACCCCACCACCGGCTTGGTGCAGCTCACCTTTACCGGAACTTCCGGCAGTAAGGCTACGGCAACCATACAAGGCATCACTGGGAAAGTATACGCCGCCCAGGCAGTCACCCTTGGGTCAGGTCAGACACTGGATTTAAGCAATCTGCCTGCCGGAACGTATATCGTGAAAATCACTGGCGAAGGTTTCTCCACAGTTCTGAGAATCATTAAGCAGTAA